In the candidate division WOR-3 bacterium genome, one interval contains:
- a CDS encoding NYN domain-containing protein yields MGCIGVFLDIQNVQETFERQGKEVRYDALQRNIIVRLKRDAREYKFVAFVPYKRDDERRQRLIDALSFMNYRVVSKMVRERLDGSFKANMDIEITLEILSMNPYLDEVVLVTGDGDFVALVDYLSRQGKRVTVIGLGKGYTSVELIRACDEYLNLDELEGVIKEIYL; encoded by the coding sequence ATGGGTTGCATCGGCGTTTTTCTGGATATCCAGAATGTCCAGGAGACATTTGAGCGCCAAGGGAAAGAGGTGCGCTATGATGCCCTGCAGCGAAACATCATTGTCCGCTTAAAACGAGACGCTCGGGAGTACAAATTCGTTGCCTTTGTTCCTTATAAGAGAGATGATGAAAGGAGACAGAGGCTAATTGATGCCTTATCCTTTATGAACTACCGGGTTGTTTCCAAAATGGTGCGGGAGAGGTTGGATGGTAGTTTTAAGGCGAATATGGATATTGAGATCACATTGGAGATTCTCTCAATGAATCCTTACTTGGATGAAGTGGTGCTCGTCACTGGGGATGGAGACTTCGTCGCCTTAGTTGATTACCTCTCCCGGCAGGGAAAGAGGGTGACGGTGATTGGCTTAGGAAAGGGTTATACCTCGGTGGAACTGATTCGCGCCTGTGACGAATACCTCAATTTAGACGAACTGGAAGGGGTGATAAAAGAGATCTACCTCTAA
- the tsaB gene encoding tRNA (adenosine(37)-N6)-threonylcarbamoyltransferase complex dimerization subunit type 1 TsaB: MPYFLGIETSGMETGVCLLKEETEFLILKSAAEGKHQENLFLLLKDLFSHFRIQPSDLTGIGVTIGPGMFTSLRVGLAAAKALSLPHKIPIKGIDTFLGLTQTFYNLFPEEEETIIPVIDAKRNQVYAQVYKRKEKNSEPLLTFPEEIVKRYPDAIFFGSGIKSYPQVFLPAKRANLFFPLPEVICQLAKEAITRGEIDDPSELVPFYIKEPDIRV; the protein is encoded by the coding sequence ATGCCTTACTTCTTAGGGATTGAGACCTCAGGGATGGAGACTGGAGTCTGCCTCTTAAAAGAAGAAACGGAATTTTTAATCCTAAAATCGGCTGCGGAGGGGAAGCATCAAGAAAATCTCTTCCTTCTCCTTAAAGATCTCTTCTCCCACTTCCGAATTCAACCGTCCGACCTCACCGGAATCGGGGTGACGATTGGCCCGGGTATGTTCACCTCTTTAAGGGTTGGCTTAGCCGCCGCCAAAGCCCTCTCTCTGCCCCATAAGATACCAATTAAAGGGATTGATACCTTTTTGGGCCTTACCCAAACATTTTATAACCTATTTCCCGAGGAAGAAGAAACCATTATTCCCGTAATTGATGCCAAAAGAAACCAAGTCTACGCCCAGGTCTATAAAAGAAAAGAGAAAAATTCCGAACCCCTCCTCACCTTTCCGGAAGAGATTGTCAAAAGATACCCAGATGCCATCTTCTTTGGTTCCGGGATAAAATCTTATCCTCAGGTCTTTTTACCTGCTAAGAGAGCAAATCTCTTTTTCCCCTTACCAGAAGTGATTTGCCAGTTAGCCAAAGAAGCGATTACCCGGGGCGAGATTGATGACCCCTCGGAACTTGTTCCCTTTTACATCAAAGAGCCGGACATCCGTGTTTGA